The DNA segment GTCGTTCAACCTGTAACAAAGAGGGGTATAAGAGAGCAGCAATGAGAAAGTGATACCAAAAGAGGATGAAAAAAGACTAAAAAATGATCATACTTCTCCGCTGACACCATATTTGTAGAATGTACATTTGGTCATTCTGGGGAAAATGTAGATCATCGGATCCATCCTATCTTCCTGGTCAGCCTCCATGTGCGTTATTACATCGAGCCCAAACGTCATGAACTCTCCGTCGAAGAATCGATTCATTAGAAACATTTGGCCTGATAGAGTAGGGAGAGTAGGAGCAAGAGAACAGAGTTGTTGATTTatgatctctctctctttctttggcTCGCATTCTCGTATGCCATCTTACTTACCTATCACATTGCACAGTGATAAAAATTCGCAAACATAGTATCTGTAAGCCCACCAATTGTGATATCTGCCGGAGAGAGCGAGTAGAAAGAGAAGAATTAGTAGTgggaaagagagcgagagagcgccAGAGGGCAGGTTCGTTTTCACTTACCTTAGGTTATCCCATAGGTAGTCAAGAAGtagctttttcttttgctttttttcgatTTCGGAACAGATGCCTATGTCTAGGTCCATCATAAGCGCATGTATTTTTCCTCCTTCCCACGATTTCCAGAGCCATCTTGGTGTGTAAAAAAGTATGGCCTGCAGGGTTGAGCGTTGAGCGATCCGTCGCCAGGGTGACATAAATCGAGGGGAGCAAAAAGAGACACAAAGATAATTAGTGGTGGATAGGGTTTGCGCACAGGTTGCTGAGTGACaagaacgagaaaaaaaaacgaaatgaaaggaaaacaaatgaacaaCGTGAATGTATGGGTGAGTGTTGCTTGGTATTTGGTTTGACAACAGAACTGCACTGTGAAAGGTAAATGCATACACACGTGTGttttaattattacatttttcaacCCCCTACAGATACTGATGGGACGCAATCATCCACATCCACTGTACCGATGTAACGAACCTGGGCAGAACGAGTACTCGCATCGAACGCAGCAGAGGGTAGAGCTGAAATGTTTCTTTCTGCTTTAATAAACACCAACTCCTCGCAGTAGTGGAACACACAACACCGAGCACACACAGACCCGTATTAGCTACTCCTCTCAGTGTACAACGGTTCGATTCATCTTCTGCACCAGAGATTGTGTTCTGTTCTGTGCTGTGCGTCCGAAGGAAAACATTAgccccaaaacaacaaacaccaaCCAGCGCGATCGCCGCGCTCCAAAGCAGTCTGGAAAGCAGTGTTTGAAGTTTTTCCTTCACCGTTActattgttgttgatgttgttgttgttgtttcaatGCAAAATAAAGTCGTTCCTGTCACTGGCTTTGAACCGCCAGTCAACCGCTCCCGAATAGGAACAATATTTTCTTGTTTGCTTAAGAGTGTTAGCGAGCGAGTGTTCTTTTGCGGGACTTCATTTTTGTGAACTCCGCTCTGTGCCGCTTTGATCGATGATCGAATTCTTTGTATcgatgtgtctgtgtgtgtgtgtgtgttttcctttctacGCACACTCTAAatttctctcccccccccttttCCCGCCTGGTTAATGTATCGATCGGAAATATGATgaaacctgtttttttttgttgttgcgtgaTTTTGGTTTACATTTTTGGGTGATTGAAAACGACTTGTActagccagccagccagatAAACAAACCCGGTCGTCGTGCGTGAGACATTTACGTCCgggacagacacacacacacataggtaTTGCGTCAACAAACGCGTTGTGTGCTTACTTACTTTTAATCTCACCCGAGGGGTTGGTATTGTGTGGGGTTGAGTTTTGCTCGCTCGCCGAAagtcaaaattaaatttgccCCATCAATGGAATGGCTAATGGAATCGATGCACTTTAATCGACCTTTCCACAAAAGCCcctaattttaaaatacagCTCCCTGTGCCCTTTTTGTTGGAGCCCTTTTCTTGTTGGAGCGATGGGAATGAGCTAAAAGTTAAACAGGCCAACCGCAAACTTTTGGCGGTTTTGCGGCCACGGTGTacaacttctttttttttttcggcattATTGACCatcaataacttttgattgagcatgcacacacacacagacatacacagacatacacagtGGCCTTTGGTAGAACCGCCCTTTGTCCTCTGTGTGCCGATTCCGTgcatttcttcttccttttcttcgcaTTCCCATCCCGCCTTTCTTATCGCCCCATGTCGCCCTTGATCGAGTAATGTAGGTCGATGATGGtgggaaagcagcagcagttgccGCGCTGTGCTGGCAGCGGGGAGGCCAAGTTAACATGATAAAAAGCTATTTAACAAAGTTATCATTGCGCATCGTATTGTCTCATTACAGTAGCTGCACACAGCATGCTGCCCACTGcaacgggagagagagagagagagagcgagagagaaagagagcacacacaagagagggaaaggatgcGGTGTGATTGAGTGGACTTTCGTACGTGTGCAACCCATCCTCCCGTACACGAGTGtgcctgtttgtgtgtggcgtACCATGTACCACTGCAGTGCACACAGTGCAACGTGTCctcctgctgtgtgtgtgtgtgtgtgtagtgggGAGAAGGAGGCTATTGTTATCGACAAACGATGATAGATATGCACGatcaacaaaaacacgaaGCGACCGGGAAAAAGCACGCTGTGCACGCGGTGGTGGCAGAAAGGAAAGGAGGCGCAAAGCATAATCCTTTATCCGGCCACATAGAAATTTTCCCGTTTTTCTCCCCAACACCacactctacacacacacacacacacaatcacacaaagGATCGCTAGACCGCTTATTGGGAGCATTGCTTTCATTGGCctgtttttcctcctttcttcTCCGCTGCCGTGCCTGGGTGAGCCAAcaaattttgctttattttgcaaCCGAGTcgggctctctctctctctctccctctctctctgtctttctctgtTTCTCCTTACTCCTGCGGCGACTTGTTTGACCGACCAAGATTGCCTCTAAAATTCGGTCACATctggtgcattcgtggtgatgatggtagtggtagtggtggtgcttCGAACGATTCACTTTCTCGCCGGGGACAATTGAGGTGAATCATTTCAATTGCAACCGCTTTGtgtcctctttttttcttgtttgtgtctgtctgtgtgttcaTTTGTGTGCCTACCCTACCCCGGGAGGTTGACTTTTGACTCACAAATTTGAAAGGACCAGGGGAAGGCAAGCGACAGACAACggggcaaacacacacacacacacacggtcgaAATagaaaaaggagagaaaggagagaaaggttgcaagaaataaaattaaaattggaGTCGATttcatgcaaaataaattcaaaaccCCGCGCTTTCGGAGCTGCCGCCACCAGTGCTGCCGCCGGGAGACGAAACGATAGGAGTGAAATGGTTTTAAATTGGTCACCGCCGTTTTGCACAACCCTGCCGTGctcaggtggtggtggtggtgggtgcaGCTGCTGAGGGAGTGTGGGGTGGGGTGGgttttatttaactttttttttggttgctttagTTCGCGGACTAGCCATTTGTCCGTCATGCTTGGCCGAGCTTGGCCGCGGGTAGCTAGCGGCGGGCATAATGGCTCATGCCGAGCACTGTGATGTCATAGCTATTTTTTGTCCCACCTCTGGGCACCATATAAACAATGGGATGTTTtcaagggggagggggatatgagagagagagagagagagggcaaaGCTACACAGAGCGATACGGTACGCACAGATCATGCAAGGGGAATTGAATGAAACGTTAATTTTATGTACTTTAGAAGGTATTTGGTAGTAATAAATTTCATTTGCAACGTTTCCCTCAAACACAAGACAACGTgccagctctctctctctctctctataaaTGGAACGGGCCCATACAACAacactacacacacgcacacacacggattGGGGCAATCGCGAAACGCGATAAATTATCGATGAATATATACGTTCGGACATCCCTTtgcaaacaataaacaacgcacacacacgccgcgTGCGTTCAGTGCCCGTGTACAGGCATTGTTATTCATTCCTGGTCACTTACCCCACCCAGAAAAAAGAGGAGATGAGGACCCCAGGCAGCGGAGCTTAGTGAGGGTGAGGGCAAATACCAACACGCGGACAAGTGCTCCCCCACCGAACGCTGGGTACTGGTGGCGGGCCGAATTCAATATCACTTGCTCTCGCTTTAGCAACAAAATGTCACGAAAAGAAATTCACACCACACCCGGGAGAGAGGGGCCCACAGTGAACAAATGATGGTTCATCATTAGCCTGGCATTGCCGCGACAAAGTTCTATCGAGTTCAGATTTAAGTCAGATTTAAAACGATCGAACAAAGTTAAACACTGTAAGCGCACAACAATAAACAGGTCTGCCTCCCATGGGGCaaggggaagggagggggtGATCAACCCTCCCCCCAATGAAAGAATGCCACACCAGCGGGATGTCTCTGTGGGTGAGCAAAAGGAGCAAGAGGAGCGGGAAGTAGAATGGGCTCCCTTTAGACCAAACAAAACGTCAAATGCTGCTGATGGCGCGGAtgtttagtaaaaaaaaagaacaaaaacgaGACGCACATTGGGTAGATTTACAGCACTGTGTGTCGTCCCTGCTGGTAgaggtgttggtggtgctgctgcttctactGCCGCGAAAAATGAATCGCTTCTCAAATTTATATTCGACAATAAATTCAAAACAGTGTACACACTTGTGcacttttgttgttttgatggCGGGTTTttggaggggggagggagacAGATGAAGGGAAACAGATAAGAGGGCTGATCGAGTGCGGCCGGGCGGGAGATACCCCGTGGGGAGTTGCGCTGAATCCACTGCGGGTCAGGAAGTAATATagatataataaaaaagcgagcgagcgaaaggAACGAACCcaacaaacaacagaaaaaaaaccgtgcCCGTGCGTCGACAAcgaccaggcgcctccatttcATGCTCGAAACATGCTCTAAATGGGCTGGCAGGGGGCCGTGACAGGACGGTGGCGTCTCTTTGaatgatatttatttaaaacaccccctttccctcctccccGTACATTTTGAAATCGCACTGCAATCGGGCACGCATTGAAATCGGGGATCGTAATCCTAAAGTCAGTCAGTTGGTGCCGCGGAATGCTAATAAGAAGCAGCCGTTTGGGTTTCGGGCGGGAGAAAGGGCAGCAAAAGAGAGGGGGAGTAGAGTGTACCGACACTTTAGTCGAGATTTACGTGCTTTTAAAAGTGATAAGGTAAATAAATATACATCACAACACACCGAGTGTGCGACGACACTGTCGTCGTCGGTGTGCTGCTTTCGAGTTGACTTTCGACTGCCACGGCGAGGGCACTAACCGTGGCACGGATATGGCCGTGGGATTTTGCAGGATTTTAAGCTCGATAGAACGTTCCGATCGGTATTTATGGGGGAAAATGGTTGAATCATACTACTTTTCAACCAAATTGTGGCGTGATTCATCGGGAATTGTTGGAAAATAATCGTTTGTGGGCGGATTGATTTAGCGAGCAGGATACTCGGAATCGCATGTCTTGCAACACAATGCAAAAagggttttcttttcttctttttctacaAATCTCTCAAGGCCTCTTTCTCCCTCACCAACatgctcaaacacacacacacactcataaacAAGTGCACTAATTTCGTCTTTACGGTGCGGTAGCGCATGCTTTGGGCATCTCAGCTTCTGTCTGACAGGTTCGTCTGCAGACACGGGGAAAGAGAGGATCTGGCGGGGGGAGGGGTTGGGGTGAGACAGTACGGATGTCGACTTCATCCCAGGATGTACTCAGATCGAAGCCAAAGCCAATTAAAATTGCTGTTACGCCGactcggctgctgctgcttcaacTGCTCGgactgctctctctctctctctctctctctctctctctctctctctctctctctgtgtcggACTGTCCGCGTGTGGAGCGGCATTCCGAACACAACgaaaatattacaaacaacaaatggCAGTTGGCAGCCGATGAGCGGGGGAGAAGCCCTGGGAGCGGGAGAAGCAGACAAGCAAGCAGTAGCAAGAGTGCGTTTTCAAGGACGCGTGTGGGAGGGGGGATGTAGCGAAGGCGATGGCAGCAGGCAGCCGGGCAGAAGTTTATTGCCTGCCATTTGACGACGTGGTAATTGCGACATTTCTAGCGCAAACGAAACACAGAACACAGTCGAAGAATTCCCGTACCGTTTATGTGCGTAccaatgtgtgtttgtgtatgtgtgtgtgtgtgtgtgagtgggcgAGACAAGCACATGAGTACATGAGATTACACGGAAGTGATTGAGACGGAGCAGCGTTTGAAATAATGGTTAGCCAATTCATCAACGTGTTGTTAAGAGGGGGTGGAAAGACCTCCCCAGGGAGAATCCAATCTTGAGACAGCAGAGGGGGAGCGCGCGGGCGATTGGTGCAGAAGGGGGTGAAGCCTCCCCCCAATGCCACCCATTCGTTTGAGACTCAATCGGCGTTAAATATTTGAACAGTTGTTTTTTCGATGTCGTACACTTCAATTACCCGATCAAACGACCCATAAAGCAGAGGAGAACTCCTGCGACACGGCGCTAATAATGTCCCGGCGCTTTACGCGCCGCATTACGACGATGTGTGACAGGCAAGCCAAAACAACACTGTGCGAGAGCAGCGGCCTGCTGCAAAGCTGCTGAAAACTGCTGAGCTGAAACGTCGCTTCGCCGTATCGTCGTGGAGTATATTTAAACAAGAGAGTGACATGGTAACAACACATTGAACACGCACacgtaaaaacacacacacacgcaaacggcacacacacacgcacggggaGGGGGGACACCTTCCCCCATCCACCCGCAACCACTCACCTGGAAGAAGAGACAGAAACAGACCCACTGATAGTATTTGTAAATTTTCTTGTCCGCCGCGGTAGCCTCGGCCGAGTTGCCGACGCCCGGGTACGGCACATCCTTGCCGACCTCCTTCAGGAACAGGCTCTTGAGGGCGAAGGTCGAGTGGATCCAGCAGTACGTATTGAGCACGTCCGCCGGTATGTCCTTCGTGTGCACACAGTCGATCGGGTTGCCGACGTATTGGCGCGTGGTGACGATCAGCGAGAACGACATCAGTATGATCACGGTGATCGAGTAGTGCAGGCGGAACACGGGCGAGTCGGTATTTACATGGCTGATCTTGACGAGACTCTTCAGGCCACGGAAGATATCCAACATCTTTCCTGCCTATGCTGTGGCAATGTTGGGGTGTGTTTGGGAGGGGTGGGGGGTTAGGGTGGCAGTGACTAGGCTGGAACTTTCGCCGGCGTTTCGGTCGATTCTACTGCTACTGTCGCTAACACGGGACGCATCGAAACGAACACAAACGAAGGGACActacacacactcgcactcacactcacacacagacacacacacgcacgtatcTCGAGAAAAACTCCCCCACACGCTTTAGGCACA comes from the Anopheles coluzzii chromosome 2, AcolN3, whole genome shotgun sequence genome and includes:
- the LOC120947682 gene encoding innexin shaking-B isoform X5, with the protein product MLDIFRGLKSLVKISHVNTDSPVFRLHYSITVIILMSFSLIVTTRQYVGNPIDCVHTKDIPADVLNTYCWIHSTFALKSLFLKEVGKDVPYPGVGNSAEATAADKKIYKYYQWVCFCLFFQAILFYTPRWLWKSWEGGKIHALMMDLDIGICSEIEKKQKKKLLLDYLWDNLRYHNWWAYRYYVCEFLSLCNVIGQMFLMNRFFDGEFMTFGLDVITHMEADQEDRMDPMIYIFPRMTKCTFYKYGVSGEVERHDAICILPLNVVNEKIYIFLWFWFIILTILTTLTIFYRIIIIFSPRMRVYLLRLRFRLVRRDAIEIIVRRSKMGDWFLLYRLGENLDSIIFRDVMQDLANRLHNNQHHRVPGMKDVDKIEYGFGVNLF
- the LOC120947682 gene encoding innexin shaking-B isoform X6, translated to MLDIFRGLKSLVKISHVNTDSPVFRLHYSITVIILMSFSLIVTTRQYVGNPIDCVHTKDIPADVLNTYCWIHSTFALKSLFLKEVGKDVPYPGVGNSAEATAADKKIYKYYQWVCFCLFFQAILFYTPRWLWKSWEGGKIHALMMDLDIGICSEIEKKQKKKLLLDYLWDNLRYHNWWAYRYYVCEFLSLCNVIGQMFLMNRFFDGEFMTFGLDVITHMEADQEDRMDPMIYIFPRMTKCTFYKYGVSGEVERHDAICILPLNVVNEKIYIFLWFWFIILTILTTLTIFYRIIIIFSPRMRVYLLRLRFRLVRRDAIEIIVRRSKMGDWFLLYRLGENLDSIIFRDVMQDLANRLHNNQHHRVPGMKGEIQDA